Proteins encoded together in one Pectinophora gossypiella chromosome 20, ilPecGoss1.1, whole genome shotgun sequence window:
- the LOC126375948 gene encoding vacuolar protein sorting-associated protein 29 produces the protein MLVLVLGDLHIPHRCSSLPPKFKKLLLPGRIQHILCTGNLCTKESYDYLKTLASDVHVVRGDFDENSTYPEQKVITVGQFRIGLVHGHQVVPWGDEESLALVQRQLDVDILISGHTHRFEAYEHENKFYINPGSATGAYSPLFRNPTPSFVLMDIQSSTVVTYVYKLLGDEVKVERIEYKKA, from the exons ATG CTGGTCCTAGTCCTTGGAGACCTGCACATCCCGCACCGCTGCAGCAGCCTGCCACCCAAGTTTAAGAAGCTGCTGCTCCCCGGCCGCATCCAGCACATACTGTGCACCGGAAACCTCTGCACTAAGGAGTCCTATGACTATCTGAAGACTCTAGCCAGTGATGTCCACGTTGTTCGAGGGGATTTCGATGAG AACTCTACATACCCCGAACAGAAAGTGATCACAGTGGGTCAGTTCCGTATTGGCCTGGTTCACGGTCACCAGGTCGTACCTTGGGGGGACGAAGAGTCCCTCGCTCTAGTCCAGAGACAGCTTGATGTAGATATCTTGATATCTGGGCATACACACCGATTTGAAGCCTATGAGCATGAGAATAAGTTCTATATAAATCCTGGTTCTGCTACTGGGGCGTACAGTCCTTTGTTCAG AAATCCAACCCCATCATTCGTGTTAATGGACATCCAGAGCTCGACCGTGGTAACATATGTGTACAAACTGCTCGGCGACGAAGTCAAAGTGGAGAGAATTGAGTACAAAAAAGCataa
- the LOC126375863 gene encoding egalitarian protein homolog, translating into MESMEYELARNLTLLFFVERLLDKGEPRTLHDLSCQFGAKGFTKEMRQIAGGSQSGLKKFLAQYPALFNIDGDYVDINTFQKHPSGLGASSNNDYIEEAKEYFASKMVQYGEGTEVPIKSLLGHRSQASPQVRHISGQRIKEFKEFLMKHPDTFQIIDDNVVLVSENHRRGNTHSNSEQFHNLPVANINTDTAQQLLDYVAQCIEAKGPVMVDQLFHLIVSRFPQEYWYQMFKSPADLSAFLKIFSDSFHVQSNLVTLISKPKIPVMYLNAKNVKAKTETPKPVEEKPASPVPPIVASPTPSDGTKSPANRILSPTESPRNPQANIANQTLKQRINSIVIKNLAENMVRDRVNNHLNARAPEEVNGTPSLRNNMMGEAWRQKVLQCTTVIANARECATLIDSIMNPKRNSKSIVSFDCEGINLGLKGVLTLCQIATMNGEVYILDIMACPNMVVEGKIKELLESENVVKIIHDCRNDSVNLHNQFEITLKNVFDTQAAHAVLQLQQQCVPVYKVKNLSLNALCELYNAPMNPMKEQLKNVYRRDQRYWARRPLTKDMIIYAASDVLSLVNPAIYAYMSSNIKGENQQLFEELSNEQVFMHIQPTEVKLRKRQRKINTEVGELKLKLAESTKNIVLSNREIRLLRYLELTEEEKEKLKGCHKISKKLEKLEAIGQEKDSDSEDDERENEMASLESNPSDSISSPHSTQPPSLTESMQMMDEILSDTNMDKVEKINRLEAILSAVAPLSGELEDKFSQTMEQTLPLLKNKDWSNLSQILNIDTDSKHCCCRCHKPTFDDVRCNDLNETKKAEVGSQTLSTGDIVITRIHFREEDKLNERVLDASPMSKRVGINNMS; encoded by the coding sequence ATGGAATCAATGGAATATGAGCTCGCAAGAAACCTCACTCTGTTGTTCTTCGTGGAACGCCTGCTCGACAAAGGCGAGCCTCGGACGCTGCACGACTTATCCTGCCAGTTTGGTGCCAAAGGATTCACGAAGGAGATGCGACAGATCGCTGGCGGGTCGCAGTCGGGACTCAAGAAGTTCCTGGCACAGTACCCGGCGTTGTTCAACATAGACGGGGACTATGTCGATATCAACACGTTCCAAAAGCATCCCAGCGGGCTGGGCGCCTCATCGAACAACGACTACATCGAAGAGGCCAAAGAGTACTTCGCGAGCAAGATGGTGCAGTACGGTGAGGGCACCGAGGTGCCCATCAAGAGCCTCCTCGGTCACCGCAGCCAGGCCTCCCCGCAGGTACGTCACATCTCCGGACAACGCATCAAGGAGTTCAAAGAATTCCTGATGAAGCACCCCGACACTTTCCAAATCATCGATGACAATGTTGTTCTAGTCAGTGAGAATCATAGGCGGGGCAATACACACAGCAACTCCGAGCAGTTCCACAATTTGCCCGTGGCAAACATAAACACAGACACCGCTCAACAATTGCTCGACTATGTGGCTCAGTGCATAGAGGCCAAAGGCCCGGTGATGGTGGATCAACTCTTTCACTTGATTGTATCCCGTTTCCCGCAAGAATACTGGTATCAGATGTTTAAATCACCCGCTGACTTGAGCGCCTTTCTTAAGATATTCTCAGACAGTTTTCATGTTCAATCAAACCTTGTCACACTTATTAGTAAACCAAAAATACCTGTTATGTATCTAAATGCAAAAAATGTTAAAGCTAAGACTGAAACACCAAAGCCAGTTGAAGAGAAGCCGGCTTCACCGGTCCCTCCCATTGTAGCTAGCCCTACTCCTTCTGATGGCACAAAAAGCCCAGCAAACAGAATACTCAGCCCTACAGAATCTCCTCGTAACCCACAAGCTAATATTGCTAATCAGACATTGAAACAAAGAATCAATTcaattgtaattaaaaatttgGCAGAAAACATGGTTAGAGATAGAGTCAACAATCATTTAAATGCACGAGCTCCTGAAGAGGTAAACGGCACACCGAGCTTGAGAAATAACATGATGGGCGAAGCTTGGCGCCAGAAAGTTCTACAGTGCACAACAGTCATAGCCAATGCTAGGGAATGTGCTACACTTATTGACAGTATCATGAATCCTAAACGTAATTCAAAGAGCATTGTTTCTTTTGATTGTGAAGGAATCAATCTTGGCTTAAAGGGAGTACTTACTCTATGTCAGATAGCTACAATGAATGGCGAAGTATACATTTTAGATATTATGGCATGCCCAAATATGGTTGTGGAAGGTAAAATTAAGGAATTGCTTGAGAGTGAAAATGTAGTGAAAATTATACACGACTGCCGAAATGATTCAGTCAATTTGCACAATCAATTTGAGATCACTTTGAAGAATGTTTTTGATACTCAGGCTGCCCATGCTGTGTTGCAATTGCAACAGCAATGTGTGCCTGTATACAAGGTTAAGAATTTAAGTCTAAATGCACTGTGTGAGCTCTATAATGCTCCAATGAATCCGATGAAAGAACAGCTGAAGAATGTCTATCGTCGAGACCAAAGATACTGGGCCAGGAGACCATTGACAAAAGATATGATCATTTATGCTGCTTCAGATGTCTTGTCCTTAGTCAATCCTGCTATTTATGCCTACATGTCGAGTAATATTAAGGGCGAGAATCAGCAACTATTTGAAGAACTGAGTAATGAACAAGTATTCATGCACATTCAACCCACAGAAGTGAAACTACGTAAGAGACAACGAAAAATTAACACCGAAGTTGGCGAATTGAAGTTGAAACTAGCAgaatcaacaaaaaatattgtgttgaGTAACAGGGAGATCAGGCTTCTGAGATATCTAGAACTTACTGAGGAGGAGAAGGAAAAGCTAAAGGGATGTCACAAAATCTCTAAAAAGCTGGAGAAGCTTGAAGCTATTGGCCAAGAGAAGGACTCTGATTCTGAGGATGATGAAAGGGAAAATGAGATGGCTAGCTTAGAGTCAAATCCTTCAGATTCTATCTCCTCGCCACATTCTACTCAGCCACCAAGTCTAACAGAGTCCATGCAAATGATGGACGAAATCCTTTCGGACACAAACATGGACAAGGTTGAGAAAATAAACCGTTTGGAAGCTATTTTGTCTGCTGTGGCGCCACTCAGCGGAGAATTAGAGGACAAATTCTCTCAAACTATGGAACAAACTCTTCCATTGCTCAAAAACAAGGACTGGTCTAACTTGAGCCAAATTCTAAACATAGACACAGATAGTAAACACTGTTGCTGCAGATGCCATAAACCGACATTCGACGATGTTCGATGCAATGATCTCAATGAAACCAAGAAAGCGGAGGTTGGTTCTCAGACCCTCAGCACGGGGGACATTGTGATCACAAGAATCCACTTCAGAGAAGAAGATAAGTTGAACGAAAGGGTCCTGGATGCTTCCCCCATGAGCAAACGGGTAGGGATCAACAACATGTCTTGA